GACACCATGAAGTCCGGCGACATGTCCGGCCGTCAGAACGGTGTTCTGGTCTCGGTTGAAACCGGCAAGGCACTGACCTACTCCCTGGAAACCCTCCAGGCGCGTGGCAAGCTGTTCGTTGAGCACGGTCAAGAGATCTACAACGGTCAGATCGTTGGCTTGAACAGCCGTGACAACGACATGGGCGTCAACCCAACCAAAGGCAAGAAGCTCGACAACATGCGTGCTTCGGGCAAAGACGAAACCATCGCTCTGGTTCCACCGGTGAAGTTCACCCTGGAACAGGCCCTGGAATTCATCCAGGACGATGAATTGTGCGAAGTGACGCCGAAGTCCATTCGTCTGCGTAAAAAGATTCTTGACGAAGGCGAGCGTACCCGCGCTGCCAAGAAAGCCAAGAACTGAGTTAACTCAGGCTGAATGAAAAACGCCCCCGGTCGAAAGGCCGGGGGCGTTTTTTTATGCCTGCAGTTTGTGTGCAGAGCGGGCTCTTGTAGTGAGCGGGCTTGTCCCGCGCTGGGTGGCGAAGCCGCCCCAACCCAGGCACAGAGTTTCTCCAGTTAAAACGAGGTATCAGATTTTGGGGCGGCTTCGCCACCCAGCGCGGGGCAAGCCCGCTCACTACAGGGGATCAGAACTTATCGAGCGTCTTGAACTTAGTCTCGCGCACCACTTCCTTGGGCTTATACGCACAGTACCCCGGGCGCGGCCCGATTTTTGGGTGATTGCGGCACGTATCCGGGCGCTTGTCGTAAATGGTGCAGAAGCGCGTCTTGCGATCCAGGTACAAGCAATCGTTGTTGCTCATGCGCTGCAGGGTAAAAATTTCGGACTTGGAATTGAAGCGCTCGACGATGCCTTCCTTCTGCAAGCGCTTGGCGATGTTTTTCGGCGGGTCGCCGCGCTCGAACTCGTCGACGATGCCAATGCGGATCAGGTCCTTGATCTTCACTTCGACCGGCAGCGTGCAGCAGCTGGACACGCAGCCGCCGCACATGTGGGCGGAATATTTCTGCCAGGTCTCGAGACGGTCGAGTTCCGCGGCGGCGATCAATTGAGGCTTCATCAGGGTTCCAAAAAGGTGGGGCTGTATCCGGGCGCGCGATCATACCGGGATTGGTGATTTTTTGAACAATATTTTCAAGATTTTATCTTCGGCCGAAGATCGGGCACGACCCCTGCATCTAATCCTTTCAACAGTGAATGAGTTAAAAAACTGACGAACCAGCGCCTACGCCGTGTGTCAGAGCGTCTAGGCTCTAGCAACTCCTTCTATCTCGCCCGAGGTCGCACTTGATGTCTCAGGAACCACTTGCACGAGAAGCAGAGGTAGCCGCGTTCCGCGATGCCGTCTTGACCAAACTCACCTATGCGGTGGGCAAGGACCCGGATCACGCCTTCGACCACGACTGGTTTGAAGCCATTGCCCTGGCCGCCCGCGACCAGATGGTCGACCACTGGATGGACCACACGCGGCGCATTTACCGCAAAGGCCAGAAACGGGTTTATTACCTTTCCCTGGAATTCCTCATTGGCCGCTTGCTCTATGACAGCCTGAGCAATCTCGGCGTGCTCGAGATCGCGCGCGACGCGTTGTCCGAGCTGGGTGTGGACCTTGAGCGCATCCGCCTGCTGGAGCCCGATGCGGCACTTGGCAACGGTGGCCTGGGCCGCCTGGCGGCATGCTTTATGGAAAGCATGTCGACACTGGGCATTGCCGGTCACGGCTACGGCATTCGGTATGAGCACGGCTTGTTCCGCCAGGCGATTGTCGATGGCTGGCAACAGGAGCAGACCGAACGCTGGCTGGATTTCGG
Above is a genomic segment from Pseudomonas azadiae containing:
- a CDS encoding YkgJ family cysteine cluster protein, encoding MKPQLIAAAELDRLETWQKYSAHMCGGCVSSCCTLPVEVKIKDLIRIGIVDEFERGDPPKNIAKRLQKEGIVERFNSKSEIFTLQRMSNNDCLYLDRKTRFCTIYDKRPDTCRNHPKIGPRPGYCAYKPKEVVRETKFKTLDKF